A region from the Helicoverpa armigera isolate CAAS_96S chromosome 6, ASM3070526v1, whole genome shotgun sequence genome encodes:
- the LOC110375435 gene encoding neuroligin-1, producing the protein MRADRAALLAWLVCCAAALSSHKYSTRVVRTKYGPLRGIVVHSHPQVEAYLGVPYATPPLGSLRYMPPVTPSQWRTTRLADASGPACPQVPPAAAPRDDALLLHPRARIRQLERLLPVLANQSEDCLYVNLYVPVNGGEEGESGGLPCLVFVHGESYEWSSGNAYDGTTLAANGNIVVVTINFRLGVLGFLKTGAKGSAQGNFGLMDLVAGLHWLRENLPAFGGDPERVTLMGHGTGAALANFLAVSPVARELLKRVILLSGSGLSSWALQREPLTIKRKVAEQTGCHGDLLEDDLAPCLRNKPLAELLAVRLDPPRFLPGFAPFVDGTVIVNPSAPPPTDSSRLGAGAAAVANAAGHELADFSHRELLFGLTTTESYLEFNAQDLEFGFNESRRDRILRTFVRNAYYYHLNEIYSTLKNEYTDWDKPVQNPLSVRDATLEVLSDGRTAAPLIRLGYLHALRGGTTYFTHFHHLSQDKDYPQRPGSVHGEELPYYLGVPISLTHHQQNFTQQEQRVSKLCIHYISNFVRYGNPNDPSATPPPSPMLGETPRLGPDQTPYWDTYDTINQLYMEISGKPEMRSHYRGHKMSLWLSLIPQLHRPGSDLPDAAMRHHHFQEDNANYYEGAVRAQSMSRAHVPHVVELEGGARARSTAPPRAAAPRPAPSAPPSTECPPNATAPTVHPDDALLRRLASSHYQSYTAALTVTIAVGCFLLLLNVLIFAGIYHQRGSRPRRSKDDLAEAGSSSSSDNYDGKLDYEVRAFDGKGFGFECKSAHVPRGVGSKFDLRTLSDCGEPTFGEYSCYDEKHRAARSSMPDVSVGSAIEAGSVVCIDTQKPDIQKVEGRPGDPVGRTSTFEPRVVDSSTQVKFGPEGAEGAGDAGAEGEGGGILRAPPAPAAPAPPGIMKKRVQIQEISV; encoded by the exons ATGCGCGCGGACCGCGCCGCGCTGCTCGCGTGGCTCGTCTGCTGCGCGGCCGCACTCTCCTCGCACAAGTACAGCACGCGCGTCGTCCGCACCAAGTACGGCCCGCTGCGCGGCATCGTCGTGCACTCGCATCCGCAGGTCGAGGCCTACCTCGGAGTGCCGTATGCTACACCGCCCTTAGGTAGTCTAAG ATACATGCCGCCGGTGACGCCGTCGCAGTGGCGGACGACGCGGCTGGCGGACGCGTCGGGGCCGGCGTGCCCGCAAgtgccgcccgccgccgcgccgcgcgatgacgCGTTGTTACTGCACCCGCGCGCGCGCATCCGACAGCTCGAGCGATTGCTGCCAGTACTCGCCAACCAGAGCGAAGACTGCTTGTATGTCAACCTCTATGTGCCTGTTAATG GGGGCGAGGAGGGGGAGAGCGGCGGTCTTCCGTGCTTGGTGTTCGTGCATGGCGAGTCTTATGAATGGAGCTCCGGGAATGCGTACGATGGCACCACGCTGGCGGCCAATGGAAACATCGTTGTCGTCACCATCAATTTTAGGTTAGGTGTTTTGG GTTTTTTAAAGACTGGTGCTAAGGGGTCGGCACAGGGTAACTTCGGTCTGATGGACCTGGTGGCGGGGCTGCACTGGCTGCGGGAGAACCTGCCGGCGTTCGGGGGCGACCCCGAGCGGGTCACGCTCATGGGCCACGGCACGGGAGCAGCGCTTGCGAACTTCCTCGCCGTCTCGCCTGTCGCTCGGG AACTACTGAAGCGCGTCATCTTGTTAAGTGGGTCGGGGCTGAGTTCATGGGCGCTGCAGAGGGAACCGCTCACGATAAAAAGAAAG GTGGCGGAACAAACGGGATGTCATGGGGACTTGTTGGAGGATGACCTGGCTCCGTGCTTGAGAAATAAGCCGCTAGCTGAGTTGCTAGCGGTGAGGCTCGACCCGCCGCGGTTTCTGCCCGGGTTCGCACCTTTCGTCGACGGCACTGTTATCGTTAACCCTTCC GCCCCGCCCCCCACCGACAGTTCCCGATTAGGCGCCGGCGCAGCAGCAGTCGCCAACGCCGCCGGACACGAACTTGCCgacttctcacacagagaactGCTGTTCGGACTCACTACCACCG AATCTTACCTGGAATTTAACGCCCAAGACTTGGAGTTTGGCTTCAACGAGAGCCGACGGGATCGCATTCTTCGCACATTCGTCCGGAACGCGTACTATTACCACCTGAATGAGATCTACTCGACCTTGAAGAACGAGTACACGGATTGGGACAAGCCCGTGCAGAACCCGCTCAGTGTGCGCGACGCCACGCTCGAG GTGCTAAGTGACGGGCGGACCGCGGCGCCGCTAATCCGGCTGGGCTATTTACACGCGCTGCGAGGTGGCACCACTTACTTCACGCATTTCCACCATCTCTCCCAAGATAAGGATTATCCGCAA AGACCAGGATCAGTGCACGGTGAAGAGCTTCCCTACTACTTGGGTGTCCCGATATCTCTGACGCATCATCAGCAAAACTTCACGCAGCAGGAGCAGCGAGTGTCCAAACTGTGCATCCATTACATCTCCAACTTCGTCAGATATGG aaatccAAATGACCCATCGGCAACTCCACCTCCAAGTCCGATGCTGGGCGAGACTCCTCGTCTGGGCCCCGATCAGACGCCGTACTGGGACACGTACGACACCATCAACCAACTCTACATGGAGATCA GTGGCAAGCCGGAGATGCGCAGCCACTACCGCGGGCACAAGATGTCTCTGTGGCTGTCGCTGATCCCGCAGCTGCACCGGCCCGGCTCCGACCTGCCCGACGCCGCCATGCGCCATCACCACTTCCAGGAGGACAACGCCAACTACTACGAAG GCGCAGTGCGTGCGCAGTCGATGTCGCGCGCGCACGTGCCGCACGTGGTGGAGCTGGAGGGCGGCGCCCGCGCGCGCAGCAccgcgccgccgcgcgccgccgccccgcgccccgcgccctccgcgccgcCCTCCACCGAGTGCCCGCCGAACGCCACCGCGCCGACTGTCCACCCTGATGACGCGCTGCTGCGCCGCCTCGCCTCCTCCCACTACCAGTCCTACACGGCCGCGCTCACCGTCACCATCGCCGTGGGTTGTTTCCTCTTGCTCCTAAATGTGCTCATCTTCGCGGGGATCTATCACCAGCGTGGCTCCCGGCCGCGTCGGTCTAAGGATGACCTGGCTGAGGCTGGCAGCTCTTCGTCGTCAGATAACTACGATGGCAAGCTCGATTATGAAGTGCGCGCGTTCGATGGCAAGGGTTTTGGTTTTGAATGTAAATCTGCGCATGTGCCGCGCGGTGTGGGCTCTAAATTTGACCTGCGGACGTTATCGGACTGCGGTGAACCGACATTCGGCGAGTACAGCTGTTACGATGAGAAGCACCGGGCGGCTCGTAGCTCCATGCCTGACGTGAGTGTGGGCAGCGCTATTGAGGCGGGGAGCGTGGTATGTATTGACACTCAGAAGCCCGATATCCAGAAGGTGGAGGGGCGGCCGGGCGACCCGGTGGGGCGCACCAGCACGTTCGAGCCGCGCGTGGTGGACAGCTCCACGCAGGTGAAGTTCGGgccggagggcgcggagggcgcgggcGACGCGGGCGCGGAGGGGGAGGGGGGCGGCATCCTGCGcgcgccccccgcgcccgccgcccccgcgccgcccggcATCATGAAGAAGCGTGTACAGATACAGGAGATATCTGTATGA
- the LOC110380857 gene encoding putative uncharacterized transposon-derived protein F52C9.6 translates to MAPTLFAIYFSVVMRDALKYCHDQIQLNVRTDKGVFDISRFRAKSKLTKISILEILYADDVCLMSDNLTYLQKYVDALHQSCQRFGLVISIAKTQILKQPSRGHELDNDTIKIDGKPLEEVTHFKYLGSNIRHDNTLASEIPLRIANSAATFGRLSDRVWRSHDIKLQTKIDVYKALVMPVLMYGAETWCLYKSDIKKLDTFHLRCLRSILRIKWQDRIPNTEVLRRSNMYGMEALLMQRQLRWCGHVLRMDNHRLPKAVFYSEMAEGKRKRGGQYLRYKDVFKRHLKACGIDPNDWERLASNRSSWRKNIYQNVKLFEAKRLEALDEKRQLQKERPKPSYTYTLNAAGQLYCSACDRVFKSKLGLASHIRAHARR, encoded by the coding sequence ATGGCACCCACACTCTTTGCCATCTATTTTTCAGTTGTTATGAGAGATGCCTTGAAGTACTGTCATGATCAGATACAACTTAATGTTCGTACTGATAAGGGCGTTTTCGATATTTCAAGGTTCAGGGCAAAATCTAAACTGACTAAGATCTCCATCCTCGAAATACTCTACGCTGACGATGTGTGTCTTATGTCTGACAATCTgacatatttgcaaaaatacgTCGATGCACTTCATCAATCCTGCCAAAGGTTTGGTTTAGTCATAAGCATCGCTAAGACACAAATCCTCAAGCAACCGTCACGTGGACACGAATTGGATAATGATACTATAAAGATAGATGGTAAGCCACTAGAGGAAGTAACCCATTTTAAATACCTAGGAAGCAATATCAGACATGATAACACCCTAGCTTCTGAGATACCACTACGCATCGCAAACTCCGCTGCAACTTTTGGACGACTGAGTGATCGTGTTTGGAGATCCCATGACATAAAGCTGCAAACTAAAATTGACGTGTACAAGGCACTAGTAATGCCTGTGCTTATGTACGGCGCAGAAACTTGGTGCCTGTACAAGTCAGATATTAAAAAACTCGACACATTCCATCTCAGGTGTCTGAGGTCCATCCTTAGAATTAAGTGGCAGGATCGCATTCCCAACACGGAGGTGCTCCGACGGTCCAATATGTATGGAATGGAGGCGTTGCTAATGCAGCGACAACTCAGGTGGTGTGGACACGTCCTTCGAATGGACAACCACCGTCTACCTAAAGCGGTCTTTTACTCAGAGATGGCTGAAGGTAAACGGAAGCGAGGAGGACAATATCTACGCTACAAGGACGTGTTCAAAAGACATCTGAAGGCTTGCGGTATTGACCCTAATGATTGGGAGAGGCTTGCTTCAAATAGGTCATCTTGGCGCAAAAACATCTACCAAAATGTCAAGCTATTCGAAGCAAAAAGACTCGAGGCTTTAGACGAAAAGCGCCAATTACAAAAAGAGAGACCTAAGCCTTCGTACACCTACACTCTCAATGCTGCGGGTCAGTTGTACTGCAGCGCTTGCGACCGAGTCTTCAAATCAAAGCTCGGTTTAGCCAGTCACATCAGGGCTCACGCTAGGAGGTGA